The following are from one region of the Streptomyces sp. L2 genome:
- a CDS encoding fatty acid CoA ligase family protein produces MAARTETARSLAAYLEHHARVAPHKTAIIHPEGREPDGRVRYREMDYATLQERVERLAAGFAGAGIGKGTRTILMTAPGPDLFAIAFALFRLGAVPVVVDPGMGLRRMLHCYRAVGAEAFIGPPAAHLVRVLGLRTFAAVGVKVTLGRRLFWGGHTLQGLLADAPRSHGWCGPGRVGGEDLMMIGFTTGSTGPAKGVEFTHRMGAAMARELRAAHGRSRDDVSLVTLPLYGMFDLVLGSTLVLAPLAPSRVADADPGLLVDALSRFGVTTMFASPALLRTLARHASGSALPATLRCVVSGGAPVPAELVAELRAVLDEKAAFHVTYGATEVLPIASVESAEILRETASLSALGAGTCVGRPMAGLDVRVIPVSDGPMSRLGTDDGQSAGLAGEIVVAGDAVSTGYHRDARADALHKIREGGRDWHRTGDLGYLDGHGRLWFCGRKSQRVPTERGDLNTVVCEGVFNAHPLVRRSALVGVDQGGRAAKRPVVCVETEAGVDEARWRTMLPELHALADAQPVTAGLRDFLRHPAFPVDIRHNAKIGREELAAWAARRLAAGRGRLRTWLPRAIPLAGWAYLLCGVIRPFGALPLAVLWWIDLFLSVVVHAAQIPAALPRGRAAGRSGAATAALTMLYGATWWRTLPAARPAARPDAGMRPS; encoded by the coding sequence ATGGCCGCGAGAACGGAAACGGCGCGATCGCTCGCCGCCTACCTGGAGCATCACGCACGGGTCGCCCCGCACAAGACAGCGATCATCCACCCGGAGGGGCGGGAGCCCGACGGCCGCGTCCGCTACCGGGAAATGGACTACGCCACCCTGCAGGAACGGGTCGAACGGCTGGCGGCCGGCTTCGCCGGTGCCGGAATCGGCAAGGGAACCCGCACGATCCTGATGACCGCGCCCGGACCCGATCTGTTCGCCATCGCGTTCGCGCTGTTCCGGCTCGGGGCGGTTCCTGTGGTGGTCGACCCAGGCATGGGATTGCGGCGCATGCTCCACTGCTACCGCGCGGTGGGCGCCGAGGCGTTCATCGGCCCGCCCGCCGCCCACCTGGTGCGCGTGCTTGGCCTCCGCACGTTCGCCGCTGTCGGTGTCAAGGTGACCCTGGGCCGTCGCCTGTTCTGGGGCGGGCACACGCTCCAGGGGCTGCTGGCCGATGCCCCGCGATCACACGGCTGGTGCGGGCCCGGCAGGGTGGGCGGCGAGGACCTGATGATGATCGGGTTCACGACGGGCTCCACCGGCCCCGCCAAGGGCGTGGAGTTCACCCACCGGATGGGCGCCGCGATGGCGCGCGAGCTGCGGGCCGCGCACGGCCGTTCCCGGGACGACGTCTCGCTCGTCACGCTGCCTTTGTACGGCATGTTCGACCTGGTGCTCGGTTCCACACTGGTGCTGGCGCCCCTCGCTCCGTCCAGGGTCGCGGACGCCGACCCCGGGCTGCTCGTGGACGCGCTCTCCCGGTTCGGCGTGACCACCATGTTCGCCTCACCCGCGCTGCTGCGCACCCTCGCCCGGCACGCGAGCGGCTCGGCCCTCCCGGCCACCCTGCGTTGTGTGGTGTCGGGCGGCGCTCCGGTGCCGGCCGAGCTGGTCGCGGAACTCCGCGCCGTTCTGGATGAGAAGGCCGCATTCCATGTGACCTACGGAGCCACCGAGGTATTGCCGATCGCCTCCGTCGAATCCGCGGAGATCCTCCGGGAGACGGCGTCCCTGAGCGCGCTCGGCGCCGGTACGTGCGTGGGACGCCCGATGGCCGGCCTCGACGTGCGGGTCATCCCGGTCAGCGACGGGCCGATGTCACGGCTCGGGACCGACGACGGGCAATCCGCCGGCCTGGCCGGTGAGATCGTCGTGGCCGGTGACGCGGTGAGTACCGGTTACCACCGCGACGCCCGAGCGGACGCCCTGCACAAGATCCGCGAGGGTGGTCGCGACTGGCACCGTACCGGCGACCTCGGCTATCTGGACGGGCACGGACGGCTGTGGTTCTGCGGGCGCAAGAGCCAGCGGGTCCCCACTGAGCGCGGAGACCTGAACACCGTCGTGTGTGAGGGCGTGTTCAACGCTCATCCCCTGGTGCGGCGCAGTGCGCTCGTCGGCGTGGACCAGGGCGGCCGTGCGGCCAAGCGCCCCGTTGTCTGTGTGGAGACCGAGGCCGGTGTGGACGAAGCCCGGTGGCGGACCATGCTGCCCGAACTGCACGCTCTCGCCGACGCGCAACCGGTGACCGCCGGGCTGCGCGACTTCCTGCGCCACCCCGCCTTCCCGGTCGACATCCGCCACAACGCCAAGATCGGGCGGGAGGAACTGGCCGCATGGGCGGCCCGCAGGCTCGCCGCGGGCCGGGGCCGATTACGGACCTGGTTACCGCGCGCGATACCGCTGGCCGGCTGGGCGTACCTGCTCTGCGGGGTCATCCGCCCGTTCGGCGCGCTGCCCTTGGCGGTGCTGTGGTGGATCGATCTGTTCCTGAGTGTGGTGGTGCACGCCGCCCAGATCCCGGCCGCGCTGCCGAGAGGCCGGGCGGCCGGCCGTTCCGGCGCCGCGACCGCCGCTCTCACCATGCTGTACGGAGCCACCTGGTGGCGGACCCTGCCGGCGGCTCGCCCCGCCGCCCGCCCGGATGCGGGGATGAGGCCGTCATGA
- a CDS encoding amino acid adenylation domain-containing protein, giving the protein MRKAMGTQTKSTGTGERFQRPVSPNEWLYLALERATGAPFVIQLVIEGRGAIAPADLRDAVARASKAAPGARLALRGRLWTDSGRAPGVRQAADLDRALCAPLNPGAGRSCEVVVVPAASADPDAPAALVFRAHHAVMDGRGLLGWTLDVFRALRGEELAGAPSAVGDMALLDELTGGTGAPVPHRARQRPGWRSPLDGRRRPQEPGSGAVHWARRGLDGTHPALVARIAAAVTDHLGTAARVMVPVDLRRHRSGLRASANLSLPVFLEGAPGRPWEEWQEDLLRALAEGAELAAGEERGAARLPQGALRLLGRAASAAVSALDRHPCTALISHLGRIEPDDVCAPGFEAGTAYSLPVRVPLVPVSFTTLEFGRHTQLVVSAGPGQRVAAAASLLDAVCERLSPTAGTGRLSGGPPSRTAGAATLTALFREQAHRTPDAIALTGPAVETDPASAVTYAELDRRSDAVAAQLRARGVGPGTVVGLLDGRTPAAVAALWGIMKSGAAYLPLDPSHPPARVGAVLADSDAVLCLAGEAYRAALPDGMCPVVTLESLPWDDAEPVGAAGDAVSPDSVAYVIYTSGSTGTPKGVQVEHRALTAYAGWARERYGVDAATRFGLFTSLAFDLTGTALLLPLLTGGSVALEPGEPDRHTLTRLLSDCGVTALKLTPAHLELMTSLNISVPDGRIRSVVVGGEQLRGPAAARAQRLFGPDCRIFNEYGPTEAAIGCVVHTFDTAQDGDRPAVPIGLPVPGTDVILLDADGRPATDGELHLAGAQLARGYLNRPDLDRERFVRLADGTRAYRTGDLARLTADGRALEFLGRADDQLSIRGFRIEPGEVEAVLECHPEVDRAVVVARPGPTGEPMLCAYVTGTGLGSLDSERIRAHAAGLLPPYLVPAAVRVLDGLPLTPHGKVDQRALPSPFGPQQPRDQENGSGTDHPSAEHVALDEEDSRTAGDPLAAAVTEIWRRILGGTGVSGGIGSDDRFHHLGGDSLSLLLMLSDVASELVRPDRRQTFHAELRDLLRDVTVDRVCAAVHTANSGA; this is encoded by the coding sequence ATGCGAAAGGCAATGGGAACCCAGACGAAGAGCACCGGGACCGGCGAGCGCTTCCAGCGTCCTGTGTCCCCCAACGAGTGGCTCTATCTCGCGTTGGAGCGGGCGACGGGAGCGCCGTTCGTCATCCAGCTCGTCATCGAAGGACGGGGCGCGATAGCGCCCGCCGATCTGCGCGACGCCGTCGCCCGCGCGTCCAAGGCCGCCCCGGGTGCCCGGCTGGCTCTACGGGGACGGCTCTGGACGGACAGCGGCCGGGCCCCGGGGGTTCGGCAGGCGGCGGATCTGGACCGGGCGTTGTGCGCCCCGTTGAACCCGGGCGCGGGACGAAGCTGCGAGGTCGTCGTCGTCCCCGCCGCTTCGGCGGACCCCGACGCGCCGGCGGCATTGGTGTTCCGGGCCCATCACGCGGTGATGGACGGCCGCGGCCTGCTCGGCTGGACGCTCGACGTCTTCCGTGCTCTGCGCGGCGAGGAGCTGGCCGGCGCACCGTCCGCCGTCGGTGACATGGCTCTGCTCGACGAGCTCACCGGCGGCACCGGTGCTCCCGTCCCGCACCGGGCCCGCCAGCGGCCCGGCTGGCGCTCTCCCCTGGACGGCCGGCGCCGCCCGCAAGAGCCTGGGTCCGGTGCTGTGCACTGGGCGCGGCGCGGCCTGGACGGCACCCACCCGGCACTCGTCGCGCGGATCGCCGCCGCCGTCACCGATCACCTGGGCACCGCGGCCCGGGTGATGGTCCCCGTGGACCTGCGCCGCCACCGCTCCGGCCTGCGTGCGAGTGCCAATCTCAGCCTGCCGGTCTTCCTGGAGGGCGCTCCCGGCCGGCCGTGGGAGGAGTGGCAGGAGGACCTACTGCGGGCGCTGGCCGAAGGCGCCGAACTCGCAGCCGGGGAGGAGCGGGGCGCGGCCCGGTTGCCGCAGGGCGCGCTGCGCCTGCTGGGCCGGGCGGCCTCGGCCGCCGTCAGCGCCCTGGACCGCCACCCCTGCACCGCGCTGATCAGCCACCTCGGCCGTATCGAGCCGGACGACGTGTGCGCGCCGGGCTTCGAGGCCGGCACCGCCTACTCCCTCCCCGTCCGGGTTCCCCTGGTACCGGTCTCCTTCACGACGCTCGAATTCGGACGTCACACGCAACTGGTGGTGTCCGCGGGCCCCGGCCAGAGGGTCGCGGCCGCCGCGTCACTGCTGGACGCCGTCTGCGAGAGGCTTTCGCCGACGGCGGGAACGGGGCGCCTGAGCGGCGGACCACCGTCGCGTACCGCTGGAGCCGCGACCCTGACCGCGCTCTTTCGTGAGCAGGCGCACCGCACGCCGGACGCCATCGCCCTGACCGGACCGGCCGTCGAGACGGATCCGGCCAGTGCGGTGACCTACGCCGAACTCGACCGCCGGTCCGATGCCGTGGCCGCACAGCTACGGGCCCGCGGCGTCGGCCCGGGGACGGTTGTCGGTCTGCTGGACGGCCGTACCCCGGCTGCCGTCGCCGCACTCTGGGGCATCATGAAGTCCGGCGCCGCGTATCTGCCGCTCGACCCCTCGCACCCGCCCGCACGCGTCGGCGCCGTACTCGCCGACTCCGATGCCGTCCTCTGCCTGGCGGGCGAGGCATACCGCGCAGCCCTTCCGGACGGCATGTGCCCGGTCGTGACGCTGGAATCCCTGCCCTGGGACGACGCGGAACCGGTGGGTGCCGCGGGCGATGCGGTGTCGCCGGATTCCGTCGCCTACGTCATCTACACGTCCGGTTCCACGGGTACGCCCAAGGGCGTGCAGGTCGAGCACCGCGCGCTCACGGCGTACGCCGGGTGGGCGCGGGAACGGTACGGCGTCGACGCGGCGACCCGGTTCGGACTGTTCACGTCCCTCGCCTTCGACCTCACCGGTACGGCGCTCCTGCTTCCGCTGCTGACCGGCGGCAGTGTCGCCCTGGAACCGGGGGAGCCGGACCGGCACACCCTCACCCGGCTGCTGAGCGACTGTGGTGTCACCGCCCTCAAACTCACTCCAGCGCACCTGGAGTTGATGACCTCGCTGAACATTTCGGTGCCGGACGGTCGGATCCGGTCCGTCGTGGTGGGCGGTGAGCAGCTCCGCGGCCCGGCGGCGGCGCGGGCCCAGCGGCTGTTCGGCCCCGACTGCCGGATATTCAACGAGTACGGTCCCACCGAGGCCGCCATCGGCTGCGTCGTCCATACCTTCGACACCGCCCAGGACGGCGATCGCCCCGCCGTTCCCATCGGCCTCCCCGTCCCCGGCACCGACGTCATCCTTCTCGACGCCGACGGCCGCCCCGCCACCGACGGCGAGCTCCACCTCGCCGGAGCCCAGCTCGCCCGCGGCTACCTCAACCGTCCGGACCTCGACCGGGAACGCTTCGTCCGCCTGGCTGACGGCACCCGCGCCTACCGGACCGGGGATCTGGCCCGTCTCACCGCCGACGGCCGCGCTCTGGAATTCCTGGGCCGCGCCGACGACCAGCTCTCCATCCGCGGCTTCCGTATCGAACCGGGTGAAGTGGAAGCCGTGCTGGAGTGCCATCCCGAGGTGGACCGTGCCGTCGTCGTCGCCCGTCCGGGGCCGACGGGCGAACCGATGCTGTGCGCGTACGTCACCGGGACCGGCCTTGGATCTCTGGACTCCGAGCGGATCCGCGCGCACGCGGCCGGACTCCTTCCCCCGTACCTTGTCCCGGCCGCCGTACGCGTACTGGACGGCCTGCCCCTGACACCGCACGGCAAAGTGGACCAGCGCGCGCTGCCATCGCCCTTCGGGCCGCAACAGCCGCGGGATCAGGAGAACGGGTCGGGAACGGATCACCCGTCAGCGGAACACGTTGCCCTGGATGAGGAGGACTCGCGAACGGCGGGCGACCCGCTGGCCGCCGCCGTGACAGAGATCTGGCGCCGGATCCTGGGCGGCACCGGCGTCTCGGGCGGCATCGGCTCTGATGATCGCTTCCATCACCTGGGCGGCGACTCGCTGAGCCTGCTCCTCATGCTCAGCGACGTCGCCAGCGAGCTGGTCCGCCCCGATCGCCGGCAGACGTTCCACGCAGAACTGCGCGACCTGCTCCGCGACGTCACCGTGGATCGGGTCTGCGCCGCCGTCCATACCGCGAACTCGGGAGCCTGA
- a CDS encoding formyltransferase family protein encodes MIFVGRGALLHRAVASALASGHQVDLVCSDEPADPGNAPFLHVTDVNAVADRLTGDCTDGIVWSIDNRMIFRAPLLDSGMRIYNIHNGLLPQHRGLASAAVVFALLHGHSEYGATLHEVDRGIDTGTVLAEERFPIAPDDGYQQLFLRGVQACHVLFQRSLPAVAAGSPLAPLMPRPAVPPAYYGLRSLSTLHEYADHPAFARATDLGVTAPYVPEVASRLRGEKERCQPSAAPSGQ; translated from the coding sequence ATGATCTTCGTAGGCCGAGGCGCCCTCCTCCACCGGGCCGTCGCCTCCGCGCTGGCCTCCGGCCACCAGGTGGACCTGGTCTGTTCGGACGAGCCAGCGGACCCCGGCAATGCGCCGTTCCTCCATGTCACCGACGTCAATGCCGTGGCGGACCGCCTGACCGGCGATTGCACGGACGGCATCGTCTGGTCGATCGACAACCGCATGATCTTCCGGGCTCCTCTGCTGGATTCCGGCATGCGCATCTACAACATCCACAACGGCCTGCTCCCCCAGCACCGCGGCCTGGCGTCCGCCGCCGTCGTCTTCGCCCTTCTGCACGGTCACAGCGAGTACGGCGCCACACTTCACGAGGTGGACCGCGGCATCGACACCGGAACCGTCCTCGCGGAAGAACGCTTCCCCATCGCTCCCGACGACGGCTACCAGCAACTCTTCCTGCGGGGTGTCCAGGCCTGCCACGTTCTCTTCCAGCGCAGTCTCCCCGCCGTCGCCGCCGGCTCGCCCCTCGCTCCCCTCATGCCTCGTCCCGCGGTTCCGCCCGCCTACTACGGTCTTCGCTCGCTGAGCACCCTGCACGAGTACGCCGACCACCCCGCCTTCGCTCGTGCCACCGACCTGGGCGTCACCGCTCCCTACGTCCCCGAGGTGGCCTCCCGCTTGCGAGGGGAGAAGGAGCGGTGTCAGCCGTCCGCTGCCCCGTCAGGCCAGTGA
- a CDS encoding CAP domain-containing protein yields MTARHKKPKELTPMQKRALKVGAMAPVSAGFVLAAATGSFAADCPLRTQQVTRPTQQEERSTQVDTGSDNVSSQREWHGRQGNWQGDWKLDDQGQWHGQWTPVQDGQTTPDTQATDTSGQREWHGRQGNWQGDWKLDDHGQWHGQWTPVTKEKPSQPDDHRGQPSQPDNHREQPSQPGNHREQPTRHGDERHAAPSNATVRQILQLVNKERAAAGLHPLTLNATLSKAAQAHSDEMARTGLYSHTGPNGSSPGDRIQRAGYRWSMWAENIHHRQGSPEAIMADWMKSPGHRANILNPRLKEIGIGVDANGSYWTQDFGASS; encoded by the coding sequence ATGACGGCACGTCATAAGAAGCCCAAAGAGCTGACGCCGATGCAGAAGCGGGCACTGAAGGTCGGTGCAATGGCCCCCGTCTCCGCCGGCTTCGTATTAGCCGCCGCTACGGGTTCGTTCGCCGCGGATTGCCCGTTACGCACGCAGCAGGTGACGCGGCCGACTCAGCAGGAGGAGCGGAGTACGCAGGTCGATACCGGCTCCGACAACGTGTCGAGCCAGCGGGAGTGGCACGGCCGTCAGGGCAACTGGCAGGGCGACTGGAAACTGGACGACCAGGGCCAATGGCACGGACAGTGGACGCCGGTACAGGACGGCCAGACCACTCCTGACACCCAGGCCACCGACACATCTGGCCAGCGCGAGTGGCACGGCCGTCAGGGCAACTGGCAGGGCGACTGGAAGCTCGACGACCACGGGCAATGGCACGGACAGTGGACCCCGGTGACGAAGGAGAAGCCTTCGCAGCCGGATGATCACCGCGGACAGCCCTCGCAGCCGGACAATCACCGCGAACAGCCCTCGCAGCCGGGCAATCACCGCGAACAGCCCACCCGGCACGGTGATGAGCGCCACGCGGCTCCCTCCAATGCCACCGTGCGGCAGATCCTCCAGCTCGTCAACAAGGAGCGTGCGGCGGCCGGGCTGCATCCGCTGACCCTCAATGCGACGTTGAGCAAGGCCGCTCAGGCCCACTCGGACGAGATGGCGCGTACCGGCCTCTACTCCCACACGGGCCCCAACGGCTCCTCGCCCGGCGACCGAATCCAGAGGGCCGGTTACCGCTGGTCCATGTGGGCCGAGAACATTCACCACAGGCAGGGCAGCCCCGAGGCCATCATGGCCGACTGGATGAAGAGCCCGGGCCACCGTGCCAACATCCTCAATCCCAGGCTCAAGGAAATAGGCATCGGCGTGGACGCCAACGGTTCCTACTGGACGCAGGACTTCGGCGCCAGCAGTTGA
- a CDS encoding SGNH/GDSL hydrolase family protein encodes MTSIHLRKTLGTLLAGLVMSGMAVGPGPSAAAAVRDNSASADHGGASREPVYWVGAWAAAQEQATTTSPAQARSGFAKHSSLRQIVRVSTGGDFVRIHLSNLYGRVPLQLAGATIARAGSGAALQRGSQRNLTFGHRQAVSIASGAERSSDPLTMRTTPFEKLTVTLYFAARTGPATYHKRAMATSYVAADDHRVDPTAKAFTQTSQSWYYLTGVDVRGRQARQRDGVVTLGDSITDGYGSTVDANNRYPDELAERLARQGRPRPVINAGQSGNELLHDTWCYGESGINRFRRDVATRPGVRTVLLLEGINDIHRSGKTNICWPGAPSITAADLIRGERYLIWWAHTRGLRVIGGTLLPCSNTGQPEAVREAVNSWIRSTAGTSGGYDAIVDFDRALADPGNPHALRPAYDSGDHLHPNDAGYRAMAQAVDISQL; translated from the coding sequence ATGACTTCCATACATCTGAGGAAAACGCTGGGAACACTCCTGGCGGGCCTGGTGATGAGCGGGATGGCTGTCGGACCGGGGCCCTCGGCAGCGGCGGCGGTGCGAGACAACTCAGCGTCCGCCGACCATGGCGGCGCATCACGCGAGCCGGTGTACTGGGTGGGGGCTTGGGCCGCCGCTCAGGAACAGGCGACCACAACGTCACCCGCGCAAGCACGAAGTGGATTCGCCAAGCACTCGTCGTTGCGGCAGATCGTCCGGGTCAGCACCGGTGGCGACTTCGTGCGCATCCACCTGTCGAACCTGTACGGAAGAGTGCCCTTACAGCTCGCGGGCGCGACGATCGCGCGTGCCGGATCCGGGGCCGCCTTGCAACGCGGATCGCAGCGCAACCTCACCTTCGGCCACCGCCAAGCGGTATCGATCGCCAGCGGAGCTGAGCGAAGCAGTGACCCTCTGACGATGCGCACGACACCATTCGAGAAGCTCACCGTCACGCTGTACTTCGCAGCCCGGACCGGGCCGGCGACGTACCACAAACGAGCGATGGCAACCAGCTACGTGGCGGCCGACGACCACCGGGTCGATCCGACAGCCAAGGCGTTCACCCAGACCTCGCAGTCTTGGTACTACCTCACCGGTGTGGACGTGCGCGGCCGTCAGGCCCGCCAGCGAGACGGGGTGGTGACCCTGGGCGACTCGATCACTGACGGCTACGGCTCGACTGTGGACGCGAACAACCGCTACCCGGACGAGCTGGCGGAACGCCTCGCACGTCAAGGGCGGCCGCGCCCCGTGATCAACGCCGGACAAAGCGGCAATGAACTTCTCCACGACACCTGGTGCTACGGCGAGAGCGGCATCAACAGATTCCGGCGCGATGTGGCGACCCGGCCCGGTGTGCGGACAGTGCTCCTCCTTGAAGGCATCAACGACATCCACCGCAGCGGCAAGACGAACATTTGCTGGCCCGGTGCCCCGAGCATCACGGCGGCAGACCTGATCCGCGGCGAGCGGTATCTGATCTGGTGGGCACACACCCGAGGCCTTCGGGTGATCGGTGGGACACTGCTGCCGTGCTCCAACACGGGACAGCCTGAGGCCGTGCGCGAAGCGGTGAACAGCTGGATCCGGAGCACCGCCGGCACCAGCGGCGGATACGACGCGATCGTCGACTTCGACCGGGCGCTCGCCGATCCCGGTAACCCGCACGCACTGCGCCCCGCCTACGACAGCGGTGACCACCTCCACCCGAATGACGCCGGTTACCGCGCGATGGCCCAAGCGGTCGACATCTCGCAGTTGTGA
- a CDS encoding NAD-dependent epimerase/dehydratase family protein has protein sequence MKVLVTGASGFLGGHLVDHCVREGHHVRALVRPSSAKAPWHGTPGVEPAYGDLRDPRSLRQAVEGVDVVLHSAARVVDYGRRAQFWDTNVEGTRRLLDAAGTAGVRRFVFVSSPSALMRPDEGDRHDVDESVPYPDRWLNLYSETKAVAEQLVRAANRPGFTTCALRPRGIWGPRDHSGFLPKLLAKMLDGRLPDLSGGRRVLVSLCHCDNAATACLRAAEAPAGRVGGNAYFIADAERTDLWAFLARVAELFGGRPPTRRVPAPALDAAVRAAELLWRLPPLAARREPPLSRYSLALLTRSGTYDTTAAARDFGYAPVVSQETGLRDLADWVESTGGVRAFVRAVR, from the coding sequence ATGAAGGTCCTGGTGACCGGCGCCTCCGGTTTTCTCGGCGGCCACCTCGTGGACCACTGCGTCCGCGAGGGCCACCACGTACGCGCCCTCGTGCGGCCCTCAAGTGCCAAAGCGCCGTGGCACGGCACGCCCGGGGTGGAACCGGCGTACGGCGATCTGCGCGATCCGCGGTCGCTGCGTCAGGCCGTGGAGGGTGTGGACGTCGTTCTGCACAGCGCCGCGCGGGTCGTGGACTACGGCAGGCGGGCACAGTTCTGGGACACCAACGTCGAGGGCACACGGCGGCTGCTGGACGCCGCCGGCACGGCCGGCGTACGGCGGTTCGTGTTCGTCAGCAGTCCCAGCGCCTTGATGCGGCCGGACGAGGGCGACCGCCATGACGTCGACGAGTCCGTCCCGTATCCCGACCGCTGGCTCAACCTGTATTCCGAGACGAAGGCCGTCGCCGAACAGCTCGTGCGGGCCGCGAACCGTCCTGGGTTCACCACCTGCGCACTGCGGCCGCGCGGCATCTGGGGGCCGCGGGACCACTCCGGGTTCCTGCCCAAGCTGCTGGCGAAGATGCTGGACGGGCGGCTGCCCGACCTGTCCGGCGGCAGGCGGGTGCTGGTCTCACTGTGCCACTGCGACAACGCCGCCACCGCCTGCCTGCGGGCCGCCGAGGCCCCGGCCGGGCGAGTCGGAGGTAACGCCTACTTCATCGCCGACGCCGAGCGGACCGACCTGTGGGCGTTTCTCGCCCGCGTCGCCGAGCTGTTCGGGGGCCGGCCGCCCACCCGCCGTGTCCCGGCACCGGCCCTTGACGCCGCCGTCCGGGCGGCGGAACTGCTGTGGCGGCTGCCGCCGCTCGCCGCCCGGCGCGAACCCCCGCTCAGCAGGTACTCGCTTGCCCTGCTCACCCGCTCCGGAACGTACGACACCACCGCGGCGGCACGGGACTTCGGATACGCACCCGTGGTGAGCCAGGAAACGGGGCTCCGGGACCTGGCGGACTGGGTGGAGTCGACGGGCGGGGTACGGGCGTTCGTCCGTGCCGTGAGGTGA